A window of Corallococcus macrosporus DSM 14697 contains these coding sequences:
- a CDS encoding outer membrane beta-barrel domain-containing protein has translation MKRLFRVLLALCLTGPALGSAQTTEEVEAGDVSEVDKDRLGPLRERVRPVSGHVFLKKGRLEFSPSATLSLRDAFYSKYIFGGTLTYHPMETLGISLRVGYAVNTVAGAAQKCTFGDGGEGSTRGCVAPTLNELDGNAPGQIKLLGGADVQWAPIYGKVSLLAETFVHFDLYGVAGASLVQYRGPGETPGTVAQNYLTPGANLGVGARFFLNRWVTLRTELRDLIYVEKGTEVSGNYLRNQLLFELGVSFFFGSES, from the coding sequence ATGAAGCGCCTCTTCCGTGTGCTCCTCGCCCTGTGTCTCACCGGGCCCGCCCTGGGCTCCGCCCAGACCACCGAAGAGGTGGAGGCCGGCGACGTGTCCGAGGTGGACAAGGACCGGCTCGGGCCCCTGCGCGAGCGCGTCCGGCCGGTCTCCGGCCACGTCTTCCTCAAGAAGGGCCGCCTCGAGTTCAGCCCGTCCGCGACGCTGTCGCTGCGCGACGCGTTCTACAGCAAGTACATCTTCGGCGGCACGCTGACCTACCACCCCATGGAGACGCTGGGCATCAGCCTGCGCGTGGGCTACGCCGTCAACACGGTGGCGGGCGCGGCGCAGAAGTGCACCTTCGGGGATGGCGGCGAGGGCTCCACGCGCGGCTGCGTGGCTCCCACGCTGAACGAGCTGGACGGCAACGCGCCGGGGCAGATCAAGCTGCTGGGTGGCGCGGACGTCCAGTGGGCGCCCATCTACGGCAAGGTGTCGCTGCTGGCGGAGACCTTCGTCCACTTCGACCTGTACGGCGTCGCGGGCGCCTCCCTGGTGCAGTACCGGGGCCCGGGCGAGACGCCGGGGACGGTGGCGCAGAACTACCTGACGCCGGGCGCGAACCTGGGCGTGGGCGCGCGCTTCTTCCTCAACCGGTGGGTGACGCTCCGCACGGAGCTGCGTGACCTCATCTACGTGGAGAAGGGCACCGAGGTCTCCGGCAACTACCTGCGCAACCAGCTCCTGTTCGAGCTGGGTGTCTCCTTCTTCTTCGGGTCCGAGTCATGA
- the gltC gene encoding adventurous gliding motility protein GltC: MMRSFRLIRVAVVGLSLAWTAPTFAQSFEGLDLSGQSKKKKRPTKKKKRPTRKARTDKAKPAPVQDEAGDDDAAASSIEAPTTVAPAEAAPAPAPTPASPPANTGSMGMGLDLTQEAPKPAAPTMSFDAVDVSGKTADRQRLDVAVSLFKNDEYEKASMAAHELLEDPKLAGLHTEARYVLAKSLYRMGMYHSSLGEFSKILSLGPSTKFFKTSLEWLFFISRKTKNETVILDEIARHANQEFPEKYRNEFRYLLARYHFVRGRALDQVGQPEEADKSFSEVKRLALTIPRTDPFFPRAKYLEGLSSFRNGSRQKDAAAKRANGEMLAAIEAMKEVVRLTRPVAGKTPEQAKADKSLRELAFMQLARTHYGMQQNRFALFYLGKVERGNTQWLESLFESAWANYRVGQYEQALGNLITLSSPFFREEYFPEALILKAVIYYENCRYRESTSILGDFERTYLPVHDQLEALVKKNMEASEYYSVLADVQKKNKEGLEKNETDLILERILRLALTDQDLRKTNDSILELEAEMDAFANRADTFKYSELSKSLLDGLKVQRTALISKAGIMAKGKLETELVALKQLLANGLRIKFETTTKEKEFLEEQLKAGGRTAIVKKYKYSVAVQDDQLYWPYEGEYWRDELGTYQYTMTKGCIERDTANRNVQSAEAM, translated from the coding sequence ATGATGCGCTCCTTCCGGCTCATCCGTGTCGCCGTCGTCGGGCTGTCGCTCGCGTGGACGGCTCCCACCTTCGCGCAGAGCTTCGAGGGCCTGGACCTCTCCGGTCAGTCCAAGAAGAAGAAGCGCCCCACCAAGAAGAAGAAGCGGCCCACCCGCAAGGCCCGCACCGACAAGGCGAAGCCCGCGCCGGTGCAGGACGAGGCCGGTGATGATGACGCCGCCGCCAGCTCCATCGAGGCGCCCACGACGGTGGCCCCCGCGGAGGCGGCGCCCGCGCCCGCGCCCACCCCGGCTTCGCCGCCGGCGAACACCGGGAGCATGGGCATGGGCCTGGACCTGACGCAGGAGGCCCCCAAGCCGGCCGCGCCCACCATGTCCTTCGACGCGGTGGACGTCTCCGGCAAGACGGCGGACCGCCAGCGCCTGGACGTGGCCGTCAGCCTCTTCAAGAACGACGAATACGAGAAGGCCTCCATGGCGGCGCACGAGCTGCTGGAGGACCCGAAGCTGGCGGGCCTGCACACCGAGGCGCGCTACGTGCTGGCCAAGTCGCTCTACCGCATGGGCATGTACCACTCGTCCCTGGGGGAGTTCTCCAAGATCCTCTCCCTGGGCCCGTCCACGAAGTTCTTCAAGACGAGCCTGGAGTGGCTCTTCTTCATCAGCCGCAAGACGAAGAACGAGACGGTCATCCTCGACGAGATTGCCCGTCACGCGAACCAGGAGTTCCCGGAGAAGTACCGCAACGAGTTCCGCTACCTGCTGGCGCGCTACCACTTCGTGCGCGGCCGCGCGCTGGACCAGGTGGGGCAGCCCGAGGAGGCGGACAAGAGCTTCTCCGAGGTGAAGCGGCTGGCGCTGACCATCCCGCGCACCGACCCGTTCTTCCCCCGCGCCAAGTACCTGGAGGGCCTGTCCTCGTTCCGCAACGGCAGCCGGCAGAAGGACGCGGCGGCCAAGCGCGCCAACGGGGAGATGCTGGCGGCCATCGAGGCGATGAAGGAAGTGGTGCGCCTCACCCGTCCCGTGGCGGGCAAGACGCCCGAGCAGGCGAAGGCGGACAAGTCGCTGCGCGAGCTGGCGTTCATGCAGCTCGCCCGCACGCACTACGGCATGCAGCAGAACCGCTTCGCGCTCTTCTACCTGGGCAAGGTGGAGCGCGGGAACACGCAGTGGCTGGAGTCCCTCTTCGAGTCCGCGTGGGCCAACTACCGCGTGGGCCAGTACGAGCAGGCGCTGGGCAACCTCATCACCCTGTCGTCGCCCTTCTTCCGGGAGGAGTACTTCCCGGAGGCGCTCATCCTGAAGGCGGTCATCTATTACGAGAACTGCCGCTACCGGGAGTCCACCAGCATCCTCGGGGACTTCGAGCGCACCTACCTGCCGGTGCATGACCAGCTCGAGGCGCTGGTGAAGAAGAACATGGAGGCCAGCGAGTACTACTCGGTGCTGGCGGACGTGCAGAAGAAGAACAAGGAGGGTCTGGAGAAGAACGAGACGGACCTCATCCTGGAGCGCATCCTCCGGCTGGCCCTGACGGACCAGGACCTGCGCAAGACGAACGACTCCATCCTGGAGCTGGAGGCGGAGATGGACGCCTTCGCGAACCGGGCGGACACCTTCAAGTACTCCGAGCTGAGCAAGTCCCTGCTGGACGGGCTCAAGGTGCAGCGCACGGCGCTCATCTCCAAGGCCGGCATCATGGCCAAGGGCAAGCTGGAGACGGAGCTGGTGGCGCTCAAGCAGCTCCTGGCCAACGGCCTGCGCATCAAGTTCGAGACGACCACCAAGGAGAAGGAGTTCCTGGAGGAGCAGCTCAAGGCGGGCGGCCGCACGGCCATCGTCAAGAAGTACAAGTACTCCGTCGCCGTCCAGGACGACCAGCTCTACTGGCCGTACGAGGGGGAGTACTGGCGCGACGAGCTGGGCACCTACCAGTACACGATGACCAAGGGCTGCATCGAGCGCGACACCGCGAACCGGAACGTCCAGTCCGCCGAGGCGATGTAA
- a CDS encoding MFS transporter, with protein sequence MVRRAASLRVVFGIVALDLIGFGILIPQLGVYGVRFGASPFTVGLLISIYSLMQLVSAPVLGRLSDRYGRRPVLLVSQVGSLLAYLLFAFAQSLPLLFLARVIDGISGGNISTAQAVVADITPPKDRARGMGVIGAAFGLGFVLGPALGGFLGAWGGNLAIGLFAAGLVALNLTSTYFFLPETRVEGRPGEGHARTLKGATLAMNLPVVGRCLVLMLVFTTAFAQMEGTFSVYLLTRFLSSGPVPLQDGGLFLRAAVTDLDVLREASLRSGWLFAAVGVISAAVQGGLVRRLTGGPGSRPGREALLATAGFGLTAAGLGLLPVAPDYAWLFPVMGLLAVGSALVTPCLSALVSLHAPPERLGAVLGAYQAFGSLGRILGPALGGWLFTRLGPAAPYGTAAGMVALSGLLGLALVAQARMAGAGAEQRS encoded by the coding sequence GTGGTGCGGCGGGCGGCGTCACTCCGTGTGGTGTTCGGAATCGTGGCGCTGGACCTCATCGGGTTCGGCATCCTGATTCCCCAACTGGGGGTCTACGGCGTGCGGTTCGGCGCCTCGCCCTTCACGGTGGGGCTGCTCATCTCCATCTATTCGCTGATGCAGTTGGTGTCGGCGCCGGTGCTGGGCCGGCTCAGTGACAGGTACGGGCGGCGGCCCGTGCTGCTGGTGAGCCAGGTGGGCTCGCTGCTGGCGTACCTACTGTTCGCCTTCGCGCAGTCGCTGCCGCTGCTCTTCCTGGCGCGTGTCATCGACGGCATCTCCGGTGGCAACATCTCCACCGCACAGGCCGTGGTGGCGGACATCACCCCACCCAAGGACAGGGCGCGGGGCATGGGCGTCATCGGCGCGGCGTTCGGGCTGGGCTTCGTGCTGGGGCCGGCGCTGGGCGGCTTCCTGGGCGCCTGGGGTGGCAACCTCGCCATCGGTCTGTTCGCGGCGGGGCTGGTGGCGCTCAACCTCACCAGCACGTACTTCTTCCTGCCGGAGACGCGGGTGGAGGGGCGCCCGGGAGAGGGGCACGCGCGCACGCTGAAGGGCGCCACGCTGGCCATGAACCTGCCCGTGGTGGGGCGCTGCCTGGTGCTGATGCTGGTGTTCACCACCGCCTTCGCGCAGATGGAAGGCACCTTCTCCGTCTACCTGCTGACGCGCTTCCTGTCGTCCGGGCCGGTGCCGCTGCAGGACGGCGGGCTGTTCCTCCGGGCCGCGGTGACGGACCTGGACGTGCTGCGCGAGGCCAGCCTGCGCTCGGGGTGGCTCTTCGCGGCGGTGGGGGTGATTTCCGCGGCGGTGCAGGGCGGGCTGGTGCGGAGGCTGACGGGCGGGCCCGGGAGCAGGCCGGGGCGCGAGGCGCTGCTGGCCACGGCGGGCTTCGGCTTGACGGCCGCGGGGCTGGGGCTGTTGCCCGTGGCGCCGGACTATGCGTGGCTCTTCCCGGTGATGGGGCTGTTGGCGGTGGGCTCGGCGCTGGTGACGCCGTGTCTGTCCGCCCTGGTATCACTGCATGCCCCGCCGGAGCGGCTGGGGGCGGTGCTGGGGGCGTACCAGGCCTTCGGCTCGCTGGGGCGGATCCTGGGGCCGGCCCTGGGCGGCTGGCTCTTCACCCGGCTGGGGCCCGCGGCCCCGTACGGGACGGCGGCGGGGATGGTGGCGTTGTCGGGTCTCCTGGGGCTGGCCCTGGTGGCCCAGGCGAGAATGGCAGGCGCGGGGGCCGAGCAAAGGTCCTAA